In Mycobacterium sp. JS623, one genomic interval encodes:
- a CDS encoding NAD(P)-dependent oxidoreductase, translated as MSEDIKLGYIGLGNQGAPMAKRLVEWPGGLIVFDVRTEAMTPLAELGAELADSVADVGKRADVISVTVLNDEQVRDVVGQLAPHAKPGAVIAIHSTIGEGVAAELAKQLEPRGIHLVDAPVSGGDRAATKGELAVMVGASDEAFRLVEKPFSLWASLIVHAGEPGAGTRMKLARNMLHFISFTAAGEALKLADAAGVNLQDLGKVVRHSDKQSGGAGMVMWRDDAKPLAPDHFLYQPFLHNRALGEKDLRLALALGEALGVTLPLAELALQNFAASLGVPHTKE; from the coding sequence ATGAGTGAGGACATCAAACTCGGCTACATCGGGCTGGGCAATCAGGGTGCGCCGATGGCGAAACGCCTCGTGGAGTGGCCCGGCGGGCTCATCGTCTTCGATGTTCGCACCGAGGCCATGACACCGCTCGCCGAACTCGGAGCCGAATTGGCCGATAGCGTGGCAGATGTCGGGAAACGCGCAGACGTCATCAGCGTTACCGTGCTGAACGACGAGCAGGTACGTGATGTAGTCGGACAGCTGGCGCCGCATGCGAAACCGGGCGCTGTGATCGCCATCCATTCGACGATCGGCGAAGGAGTTGCCGCCGAGTTGGCGAAACAACTCGAACCCAGAGGTATTCATCTCGTCGATGCGCCCGTCAGCGGCGGTGACCGCGCCGCAACGAAGGGTGAGCTGGCCGTGATGGTCGGCGCTAGCGATGAGGCGTTCAGGCTCGTTGAAAAACCGTTCTCATTGTGGGCGTCGCTGATCGTACACGCCGGAGAGCCGGGCGCGGGTACCCGGATGAAGCTGGCGCGCAACATGTTGCACTTCATTTCGTTCACGGCGGCAGGCGAGGCATTAAAGTTGGCGGACGCGGCGGGCGTCAACCTGCAAGATCTCGGCAAAGTCGTCCGGCACAGCGACAAGCAGTCCGGCGGTGCAGGCATGGTCATGTGGCGAGACGACGCGAAACCACTTGCTCCAGACCACTTCCTGTATCAACCATTCCTGCACAACCGTGCATTGGGTGAGAAAGACCTACGCCTGGCGCTGGCGCTTGGTGAGGCGCTGGGCGTCACACTGCCGCTTGCGGAATTAGCTCTGCAAAACTTCGCCGCCAGCCTCGGCGTTCCTCACACAAAGGAGTAG
- a CDS encoding SDR family oxidoreductase encodes MGQFDGRFTDKTAIVTGAGGGIGQAYAEALAREGAAVVVADINTEGAQKVADGIKGEGGNALAVRVDVSDPDSAKEMAAQTLSEFGGIDYLVNNAAIFGGMKLDFLVTVDWDYYKKFMSVNMDGALVCTRAVYRKMAKRGGGAIVNQSSTAAWLYSNFYGLAKVGINGLTQQLATELGGQNIRINAIAPGPIDTEANRTTTPQEMVADIVKGIPLSRMGQPDDLVGMCLFLLSDQAKWITGQIFNVDGGQIIRS; translated from the coding sequence ATGGGTCAGTTCGACGGTCGGTTTACAGACAAAACAGCGATCGTCACCGGGGCGGGTGGCGGCATCGGCCAGGCCTACGCCGAGGCATTGGCCCGCGAGGGCGCCGCCGTGGTGGTGGCCGACATCAACACCGAAGGCGCGCAGAAGGTCGCCGACGGGATCAAGGGTGAGGGCGGCAACGCGCTGGCGGTTCGGGTGGACGTGTCCGATCCGGACTCCGCGAAAGAGATGGCTGCACAGACGCTTTCGGAGTTCGGCGGCATCGACTACCTGGTCAACAATGCGGCGATCTTCGGTGGCATGAAGCTGGACTTCCTGGTCACCGTCGACTGGGACTACTACAAGAAGTTCATGAGCGTGAACATGGACGGCGCGTTGGTGTGCACGCGTGCGGTGTACCGGAAGATGGCCAAGCGGGGCGGCGGTGCGATTGTCAACCAATCGTCGACCGCTGCGTGGTTGTACTCGAACTTCTACGGGCTTGCGAAGGTCGGCATCAACGGCCTGACCCAGCAGCTGGCCACCGAGCTCGGTGGGCAGAACATCCGGATCAACGCGATCGCGCCCGGCCCGATCGACACCGAGGCGAACCGGACCACCACGCCGCAGGAGATGGTGGCCGACATCGTGAAGGGCATTCCGTTGTCCCGCATGGGCCAACCGGATGACCTGGTCGGCATGTGCCTGTTCCTGCTGTCGGATCAGGCCAAGTGGATCACCGGTCAGATCTTCAACGTCGACGGAGGGCAGATCATCCGGTCATGA
- a CDS encoding aldehyde dehydrogenase has protein sequence MGVRSDRQSQLLIDGKLVAGSGGTFPTINPATEEVLGVAADATVDDMDRAIEAARRAFDDTDWSTNVELRVRCVRQLQDVLTNNIEELRELTISEVGAPRMLTAAAQLEGPIADLSFCADTAESYQWTTDFGMAEPMGIKTHRTIAREAIGVVGAITPWNFPHQINFAKLGPALAAGNTVVLKPAPDTPWCAAILGELVAEHTDIPPGVLNIITSSDHGVGALLSKDPRVDMVSFTGSTATGRAVMADGAATLKKVFLELGGKSAFLVLDDADLAGACSMSAFTASMHAGQGCAITTRLVVPRARYDEAVEAAAATMGSLRPGDPNDAGTICGPVISARQRDRIQGYLDSATDEGGKFACGGGRPADRDTGFFIEPTVIAGLDNNAKVAREEIFGPVLTVIAHDGDDDAVRIANDSPYGLSGTVFSADPERAAAIAARMRVGTVNVNGGVWYSADMPFGGYKQSGIGREMGLAGFEEYLEIKAIATGV, from the coding sequence ATGGGCGTGCGCAGCGATCGCCAGAGTCAACTGCTCATCGACGGCAAGCTGGTGGCGGGCAGTGGGGGCACGTTCCCCACGATCAACCCAGCCACCGAAGAGGTGCTCGGAGTCGCCGCCGATGCGACCGTCGACGACATGGACCGGGCAATCGAGGCCGCCCGGCGTGCGTTCGACGACACGGATTGGTCGACCAACGTCGAACTACGGGTGCGCTGCGTCCGTCAGTTGCAGGACGTGCTGACAAACAACATCGAAGAATTACGGGAACTGACCATCTCCGAGGTCGGTGCGCCACGGATGCTCACCGCCGCGGCGCAGCTGGAAGGTCCGATCGCCGACCTCAGTTTCTGTGCCGACACCGCCGAGTCCTACCAGTGGACAACCGACTTCGGCATGGCCGAGCCGATGGGCATCAAGACGCACCGGACCATTGCCCGAGAGGCGATCGGCGTAGTGGGTGCTATTACCCCGTGGAACTTCCCGCATCAGATCAACTTTGCCAAGCTCGGCCCGGCGCTCGCGGCGGGTAACACCGTTGTCCTCAAGCCCGCGCCGGATACGCCATGGTGTGCGGCCATCCTCGGCGAGCTGGTCGCTGAGCACACCGACATCCCGCCGGGCGTGCTCAACATCATCACCTCCAGCGACCACGGCGTCGGTGCGCTGCTGTCGAAAGACCCACGCGTCGATATGGTTTCGTTCACCGGGTCGACGGCCACCGGTCGCGCGGTGATGGCCGACGGGGCCGCCACGCTCAAGAAGGTCTTCCTCGAACTCGGCGGCAAGTCGGCGTTCCTCGTGCTCGACGATGCGGATCTGGCGGGCGCGTGCTCGATGTCGGCCTTTACCGCATCGATGCACGCCGGGCAAGGGTGTGCGATCACCACCCGTCTGGTGGTGCCGAGGGCGCGCTATGACGAAGCGGTCGAGGCGGCGGCGGCGACCATGGGATCGCTGCGGCCCGGCGACCCGAACGATGCAGGTACGATCTGCGGCCCGGTGATTTCGGCACGGCAGCGGGACCGCATTCAGGGCTACCTGGACTCGGCCACTGACGAGGGCGGCAAGTTCGCCTGCGGCGGCGGCCGTCCGGCCGACCGCGACACCGGGTTCTTCATCGAGCCGACAGTCATTGCGGGCCTTGACAACAACGCGAAGGTGGCGCGCGAGGAGATCTTCGGCCCGGTGTTGACGGTGATCGCGCACGACGGAGATGACGACGCGGTGCGCATCGCCAACGATTCGCCGTATGGGTTGTCCGGCACGGTGTTTTCGGCCGATCCCGAACGTGCCGCGGCAATCGCGGCCCGGATGCGGGTCGGCACCGTCAATGTCAACGGTGGCGTCTGGTACTCCGCGGACATGCCGTTCGGTGGATACAAGCAGTCCGGCATCGGCCGGGAAATGGGGCTGGCCGGTTTCGAGGAGTACCTGGAAATCAAGGCGATTGCCACCGGGGTTTAG
- a CDS encoding TetR family transcriptional regulator — MSSDAVAAVTDQPRNRRQEETFRKVLAAGVEMLRESSYADLTVRAVAARAKVAPATAYTYFSSKNHLIAEVYLDLVRQVPYFTDVNHSRTSRVEQALRALTLMIADEPEVAAACTTALLSNGDQAVRAVRDRIGAEIHKRIRSAVGPDADPRTVSALEMTYFGALVHAGSGVVTYHQIADRLTYVVGLILGEEE, encoded by the coding sequence GTGTCCAGCGATGCCGTGGCAGCCGTCACAGACCAGCCACGCAACCGCCGCCAGGAGGAGACCTTCCGCAAGGTTCTCGCCGCCGGCGTCGAAATGCTGCGCGAGTCGTCGTACGCCGATCTGACGGTGCGCGCGGTGGCCGCCCGCGCCAAGGTCGCCCCGGCGACCGCGTACACCTATTTTTCGTCGAAGAACCATTTGATCGCCGAGGTGTACCTGGACCTGGTGCGGCAAGTGCCCTACTTCACTGACGTCAACCACAGCCGCACCAGCCGCGTCGAGCAGGCGCTGCGTGCGTTGACGTTGATGATCGCCGACGAGCCGGAAGTCGCGGCCGCGTGTACGACGGCCCTGCTGAGCAACGGTGATCAGGCCGTGCGAGCGGTGCGCGATCGCATCGGCGCGGAAATCCACAAGCGCATCCGGTCGGCGGTCGGACCGGACGCAGACCCGCGGACGGTATCGGCCCTCGAGATGACCTACTTCGGCGCCCTGGTCCATGCGGGCAGCGGCGTCGTCACGTACCACCAGATCGCCGACCGCCTCACCTATGTGGTCGGCCTCATCCTGGGAGAAGAAGAGTGA
- a CDS encoding cytochrome P450, giving the protein MTVDASALTLDPYDYDFHEDPYPYYKRLRDEAPLFHNKDLGFWALSRHSDVLQGFRNSTTLSNKFGVSLDPASRGPHASKTMSFLAMDDPAHLRLRTLVSKGFTPRRIRELEPRVTEIAIQHLDAALQSETFDYVDEFAGKLPMDVISELMGVPEPDRAQVRAWADGVMHRDEGVTDVPQAAVEASINLIVYYQAMVAERRKKPTDDLTTALLEAEIDGDRLTDDEILGFMFLMVIAGNETTTKLLANAAFWGYKNPDQLRPVYDDLERVPLWVEETLRYDTSSQILARTVSGELTLYDTTIPDGDVLLLLPGSAHRDERVFANPDDYLIGREIGSKLMSFGSGAHFCLGAHLARMEARVALAELFKRIRGYEVDEANAVRVHSSNVRGFAHLPITVETR; this is encoded by the coding sequence GTGACCGTAGACGCCAGTGCGCTGACGCTCGACCCGTACGACTACGACTTCCACGAAGACCCGTACCCGTACTACAAGCGGCTGCGCGACGAAGCTCCGCTCTTTCACAATAAGGATCTGGGCTTCTGGGCGTTGTCACGGCACAGCGATGTGCTGCAAGGTTTCCGCAACAGCACAACGCTCTCCAACAAGTTCGGGGTGTCGCTGGATCCCGCGTCGCGTGGGCCGCACGCGTCCAAGACCATGTCGTTTCTCGCGATGGACGATCCGGCGCACTTGCGGTTGCGCACCCTGGTGTCCAAGGGCTTCACCCCGCGTCGCATCCGCGAACTGGAGCCGCGTGTCACCGAGATCGCAATCCAGCACCTTGACGCCGCTTTGCAATCAGAGACTTTCGACTACGTCGACGAATTCGCGGGCAAGCTCCCGATGGACGTCATCTCGGAATTGATGGGCGTGCCCGAGCCTGACCGTGCCCAGGTCCGCGCTTGGGCCGACGGGGTCATGCACCGCGATGAAGGCGTCACCGATGTGCCGCAGGCGGCGGTCGAGGCATCCATCAACCTGATCGTCTACTACCAGGCGATGGTCGCCGAGCGCCGCAAGAAGCCCACCGACGACCTCACGACAGCGCTGCTGGAGGCCGAGATCGACGGCGACCGGCTGACCGACGACGAAATTCTCGGCTTCATGTTCCTGATGGTGATCGCGGGTAACGAGACCACCACCAAACTGCTTGCCAATGCGGCGTTCTGGGGCTACAAGAACCCTGACCAGCTGAGGCCCGTCTACGACGATCTCGAGCGGGTGCCGTTGTGGGTTGAGGAGACGCTGCGGTACGACACGTCCAGTCAGATCCTCGCCCGCACCGTCTCCGGCGAGTTGACGCTGTATGACACCACCATTCCCGACGGCGACGTCCTGCTGCTCCTGCCAGGTTCCGCTCACCGCGATGAGCGAGTCTTCGCCAATCCCGATGACTACCTCATCGGACGAGAAATCGGTTCCAAACTCATGAGTTTCGGTAGCGGTGCCCATTTCTGCCTCGGCGCGCACCTGGCGCGGATGGAGGCGCGGGTCGCGCTAGCCGAGTTGTTCAAGCGAATCCGCGGATATGAAGTCGACGAGGCCAACGCCGTCCGCGTTCATTCCAGTAACGTCCGCGGATTCGCTCATTTACCCATCACCGTGGAGACCCGTTAA
- a CDS encoding SDR family oxidoreductase → MPRFEPLPKRRPAIVAGASSGIGEATAIELAARGFPVALGARRVEKLDKIVGKIRADGGEAVGLHLDVTDPGSVKSFVSQSVEALGEIEVLVAGAGDTYFGKLADISTDEFESQLQVHLVGANRLATAVLPGMIERQRGDLIFVGSDVALRQRPHMGAYGAAKAALVAMVTNFQMELEGTGVRASIVHPGPTKTNMGWSLPAELIGPALEDWAKWGQARHDYFLRAADLARAITFVAETPRGGFIANMELQPEAPLADKKDRQKLALGEEGMPPV, encoded by the coding sequence ATGCCCCGCTTTGAACCGCTGCCCAAGCGCAGACCAGCCATCGTGGCCGGCGCATCGTCCGGAATCGGCGAAGCCACCGCGATCGAGCTTGCCGCGCGCGGCTTTCCCGTCGCGCTCGGTGCCCGCCGCGTTGAGAAGCTCGACAAAATCGTCGGCAAGATCCGCGCGGACGGCGGCGAGGCCGTTGGTCTCCACCTCGACGTCACCGACCCCGGTTCGGTCAAATCCTTTGTCTCACAATCGGTCGAGGCGCTCGGCGAGATCGAGGTACTGGTGGCAGGTGCCGGTGATACCTACTTCGGCAAGTTGGCCGACATCAGCACCGACGAGTTCGAATCGCAGCTGCAGGTCCACCTGGTCGGCGCCAACAGGCTGGCCACCGCAGTGCTGCCCGGAATGATCGAGCGCCAACGCGGCGACCTGATCTTCGTCGGCTCCGACGTCGCACTTCGTCAGCGCCCGCACATGGGTGCCTACGGCGCAGCCAAGGCCGCACTGGTCGCGATGGTGACCAACTTCCAGATGGAACTCGAGGGCACCGGCGTGCGCGCATCGATCGTGCACCCAGGTCCGACCAAGACCAACATGGGCTGGAGCCTGCCTGCCGAATTGATCGGGCCTGCACTCGAAGATTGGGCCAAATGGGGCCAGGCCCGCCACGACTATTTCCTGAGGGCAGCGGATCTCGCGCGCGCCATCACGTTCGTCGCCGAAACCCCACGTGGCGGGTTCATCGCGAACATGGAACTACAACCCGAGGCTCCATTAGCCGACAAGAAGGACCGGCAGAAGCTTGCGCTGGGTGAGGAAGGAATGCCACCGGTATGA
- a CDS encoding cytochrome P450: MTTAIVPRVSGGEEEHGHLEEFRTDPIGLMKRIREECGDVGWFQLVDKHVIFLSGAEANEFFFRSADEDLDQAEAYPFMTPIFGKGVVFDASPERRKEMLHNSALRGEQMKGHAATIEGEVKKMIANWGDEGEIELLDFFAELTIYTSTACLIGLKFREQLDHRFAEYYHDLERGTDPLCYVDPYLPIESFQRRDEARVKLVALVQEIMDQRLANPPKDKADRDMLDVLVSIRDDEGRPRFSADEVTGMFISLMFAGHHTSSGTSAWTLIELIRHPEVYAEVRAELDELYADGQEVSFHALRQIPKLDNVVKETLRLHPPLIILMRVAQGEFEVQGFPIHKGDFVATSPAVSNRIPEDFPDPDAFLPDRYNKPEQADIANRWTWIPFGAGRHRCVGAAFAQMQIKAIFSVLLREYEFEMAQPADSYRNDHSKMVVQLERPARARYRRRAK; encoded by the coding sequence ATGACCACTGCAATTGTGCCCCGCGTTTCTGGCGGTGAGGAAGAGCACGGCCACCTCGAGGAGTTCCGCACCGACCCAATCGGTTTGATGAAGCGCATCCGTGAGGAATGCGGGGACGTCGGCTGGTTCCAGTTGGTCGACAAGCACGTCATCTTCCTGTCGGGCGCCGAGGCCAACGAGTTCTTCTTCCGGTCGGCCGACGAGGATCTCGACCAGGCCGAGGCCTACCCGTTCATGACGCCGATCTTCGGCAAGGGCGTGGTCTTCGACGCGAGCCCCGAGCGGCGCAAGGAGATGCTGCACAACTCGGCGCTGCGCGGTGAGCAGATGAAGGGCCATGCGGCCACCATCGAGGGCGAAGTCAAGAAGATGATCGCCAACTGGGGTGACGAAGGCGAGATCGAACTGCTCGACTTCTTCGCCGAGTTGACCATCTACACCTCGACGGCGTGCCTGATCGGCCTGAAGTTTCGCGAACAGCTCGATCACCGGTTCGCCGAGTACTACCACGATCTGGAGCGCGGCACCGACCCGCTGTGCTACGTCGACCCGTACCTGCCGATCGAGAGCTTTCAGCGCCGCGACGAGGCGCGCGTGAAACTCGTTGCGCTGGTGCAGGAAATCATGGACCAGCGGTTGGCAAATCCGCCGAAAGACAAGGCCGACCGTGACATGCTCGACGTGCTGGTGTCGATTCGCGACGATGAAGGCAGGCCGCGGTTCTCCGCCGATGAAGTCACCGGCATGTTCATCTCGCTGATGTTCGCCGGGCACCACACCAGCTCCGGGACATCGGCGTGGACGCTGATCGAACTGATCCGCCACCCTGAGGTCTACGCCGAGGTGCGGGCCGAACTCGATGAGCTCTACGCAGACGGCCAGGAGGTGAGCTTCCATGCGCTGCGCCAGATTCCGAAGCTCGACAACGTCGTCAAGGAGACGCTGCGCCTGCACCCGCCACTGATCATCTTGATGCGGGTCGCGCAGGGCGAGTTCGAGGTGCAGGGCTTCCCGATCCACAAGGGCGACTTCGTCGCGACCTCCCCCGCTGTCTCCAACCGGATTCCCGAGGATTTCCCCGACCCGGACGCGTTCCTTCCGGACCGCTACAACAAACCCGAGCAGGCGGACATCGCAAACCGATGGACGTGGATACCGTTTGGCGCGGGACGGCACCGCTGTGTGGGCGCGGCGTTCGCCCAAATGCAGATCAAGGCGATCTTCTCGGTTCTGTTGCGCGAGTACGAATTCGAGATGGCACAGCCGGCCGACTCGTACCGCAACGACCACTCGAAGATGGTCGTGCAACTCGAGCGTCCGGCCAGGGCCCGCTACCGCAGGCGCGCCAAGTAG
- a CDS encoding ferredoxin: protein MSYRVEVDLDLCQGHAMCEVEAPDYFTVPKRGKVEILNDEPPDEDRAQIEQAVWACPTQALSIKEDKD from the coding sequence ATGTCCTATCGAGTGGAAGTTGACTTAGATCTCTGCCAGGGCCACGCCATGTGCGAGGTCGAGGCCCCCGACTACTTCACGGTACCCAAGCGCGGCAAGGTCGAGATCCTCAATGACGAACCACCCGACGAAGATCGGGCCCAGATCGAACAAGCCGTGTGGGCATGTCCCACCCAAGCACTGTCCATCAAAGAAGATAAGGACTGA
- a CDS encoding nuclear transport factor 2 family protein yields MPSLPRADLDKWVEEWLEANRECERKGDWKPLAEFYTDDATYGWNIGPKEDVMCVGKDEIRDVALGLEMEGLENWVYEYQKVLVDDKQGEIVGFWKQIVNKTDGTQDEIYGIGGSWFRLTANLKIEWQRDFFDFGHVSHMFGQLIGSGDLSAGMQKRIERAMAGEKLPGYYPLGQAPVPIW; encoded by the coding sequence ATGCCGTCATTGCCGCGTGCGGACCTCGACAAGTGGGTCGAAGAGTGGCTGGAAGCCAACCGCGAATGCGAGCGCAAGGGTGACTGGAAACCGCTGGCTGAGTTCTACACAGACGACGCCACGTACGGCTGGAACATCGGTCCGAAGGAAGACGTCATGTGCGTCGGCAAGGATGAAATCCGCGACGTCGCACTGGGTTTGGAGATGGAGGGGCTGGAGAACTGGGTGTACGAGTACCAGAAGGTGCTCGTCGACGACAAGCAGGGCGAGATCGTCGGGTTCTGGAAGCAAATCGTCAACAAGACCGACGGCACCCAGGATGAGATCTACGGAATCGGCGGCAGTTGGTTCCGGTTGACCGCCAATCTGAAGATCGAGTGGCAACGCGATTTCTTCGACTTCGGCCACGTTTCCCACATGTTCGGCCAGCTGATCGGCTCCGGCGATCTGAGCGCCGGTATGCAGAAGCGGATCGAACGCGCGATGGCCGGGGAGAAGCTGCCCGGCTATTACCCGCTGGGACAGGCGCCGGTGCCGATCTGGTGA
- a CDS encoding NDMA-dependent alcohol dehydrogenase: MKTKGALIWEFNQPWSIEEIEIGDPVKDEVKIQMEASGMCHSDHHLVTGGIPMGGFPVLGGHEGAGIVTEVGPGVEEVAPGDHVVLSFIPSCGHCPSCQAGLRNLCDLGAGLLNGAAVSDGTFRIQAKGQNVFPMTLLGTFSPYMVVHKSSVVKIDPSIPFEVACLVGCGVTTGYGSAVRTADIRPGQDVAIVGVGGVGMSALQGAVNAGGRHIFVIEPVEWKRDAALKFGATHAYPDINTALMGIAEVTAGFMAHKVVVTVGELHGEDIDNYMMITAKGGTCVATAIGSLLDTQVTLNLAMLTLMQKNLQGTIFGGGNPHYDIPQLLSMYKAGKLNIDDMITRQYKLEQINEGYQDMLDGKNIRGVIRYTDDDR, encoded by the coding sequence ATGAAGACAAAAGGCGCTCTCATCTGGGAGTTCAACCAGCCGTGGTCGATCGAGGAGATCGAGATCGGCGACCCCGTCAAGGACGAGGTGAAGATCCAGATGGAGGCGTCGGGGATGTGTCACTCCGACCATCATCTGGTCACGGGCGGCATCCCGATGGGCGGCTTTCCTGTGCTCGGCGGCCATGAGGGCGCCGGCATCGTCACCGAGGTCGGGCCTGGAGTGGAGGAAGTCGCCCCCGGCGACCACGTGGTGCTGTCCTTCATCCCGTCGTGTGGACACTGTCCGTCGTGTCAGGCGGGGCTACGCAACCTCTGCGACTTGGGTGCAGGGCTTCTCAACGGCGCCGCCGTCTCCGACGGCACGTTCCGGATCCAGGCCAAGGGCCAGAACGTCTTTCCCATGACGCTGCTTGGCACGTTCTCGCCGTACATGGTTGTACACAAGAGCTCGGTGGTGAAGATCGACCCGTCGATCCCGTTCGAGGTGGCCTGCCTGGTTGGCTGCGGCGTGACCACCGGATACGGCTCCGCGGTGCGCACTGCGGACATCCGGCCCGGCCAGGACGTCGCGATCGTCGGGGTCGGCGGTGTGGGCATGTCGGCCCTGCAGGGTGCGGTCAATGCCGGCGGGCGGCATATCTTCGTCATCGAGCCGGTCGAATGGAAGCGTGACGCAGCTCTGAAATTCGGTGCTACCCATGCCTATCCGGACATCAACACCGCCCTGATGGGCATCGCCGAGGTCACCGCGGGCTTCATGGCCCACAAGGTCGTCGTCACGGTCGGTGAGCTGCACGGCGAGGACATCGACAACTACATGATGATCACCGCCAAGGGCGGAACGTGCGTCGCGACCGCGATCGGCAGCCTGCTCGACACGCAGGTGACGCTCAACCTGGCCATGCTCACGCTGATGCAGAAGAACCTGCAGGGCACCATCTTCGGTGGCGGCAATCCGCACTACGACATCCCGCAACTGTTGTCGATGTACAAGGCGGGCAAGCTCAACATCGACGACATGATCACCCGGCAGTACAAGCTGGAGCAGATCAACGAGGGCTACCAGGACATGCTGGACGGCAAGAACATTCGCGGCGTGATCCGCTACACCGACGACGACCGGTAG
- a CDS encoding NADH:flavin oxidoreductase: MARGFTHLLRPGRIGSMTLRNRLVMSPMETMYGTPLATAPGSG; encoded by the coding sequence GTGGCCCGCGGGTTCACCCACCTGTTGCGGCCGGGCCGGATCGGCTCGATGACGCTGCGCAACCGGTTGGTGATGTCTCCGATGGAGACCATGTACGGCACGCCGCTGGCGACTGCACCGGGCTCGGGCTGA
- a CDS encoding nuclear transport factor 2 family protein: protein MSQETVEKTPVVTASESSWRCVQSGDRDGWLALMADDIMIEDPIGDAFTNPGGAGVRGKDAVAAFYDANIGPNGLTVTREETFPSSSPTEIAYILVLRTEFPNGMVATVRGVFTYKVNDAGLITNLRGYWNMDTMQFSEPDNKD, encoded by the coding sequence ATGAGTCAGGAGACAGTCGAGAAGACACCGGTCGTCACCGCGTCGGAATCGTCATGGCGCTGCGTGCAATCCGGCGACAGGGACGGGTGGCTGGCTCTGATGGCCGACGACATCATGATCGAGGACCCGATCGGCGATGCGTTCACCAATCCTGGCGGCGCAGGCGTGCGTGGCAAGGATGCGGTTGCGGCCTTCTACGACGCGAACATCGGCCCGAACGGGCTGACGGTCACACGCGAGGAGACGTTCCCCTCGAGCTCGCCGACCGAGATCGCTTACATTCTGGTGCTGCGCACCGAGTTTCCGAACGGCATGGTCGCCACGGTGCGCGGCGTGTTCACCTACAAGGTCAACGACGCCGGCCTGATCACCAACCTGCGCGGCTACTGGAACATGGACACCATGCAGTTTTCCGAGCCGGACAACAAGGATTAG
- a CDS encoding SDR family NAD(P)-dependent oxidoreductase, which translates to MVGGTRGVGLAVAELLAQQGAGVVVNGRDKNAAAEAVQLITGAVAFAGSPAEPAVAEALIDTCVQEFGRIDILVNCAGTAGLASESILTVTSAQFRDLVDSHLGTTFETCRAAAPKMVAQGGGSIINTSSFAYLGDYGGTGYPAGKGGVNGLTMAIAAELKEHGVRANVVCPGAKTRLSTGTEYEDHIAALNRRGLLDDVSMQAALDAPPPEYVAPTYVYLASDLARNVTGQTFVAAGGFVGCFDRQTPSILAYRDHNGSPPWSIDEIHTTVERVRR; encoded by the coding sequence GTGGTTGGCGGTACCCGCGGCGTCGGTCTTGCCGTCGCGGAACTCCTGGCACAGCAGGGCGCCGGCGTGGTGGTCAACGGACGCGACAAGAACGCGGCCGCCGAAGCGGTCCAACTCATTACGGGCGCCGTCGCGTTCGCAGGCTCTCCCGCCGAACCCGCCGTCGCGGAGGCGTTGATCGACACCTGCGTCCAAGAGTTCGGCCGGATCGACATCTTGGTGAACTGCGCGGGCACCGCCGGGCTGGCCAGCGAGTCGATCCTCACCGTGACCAGTGCACAATTCCGCGACCTGGTGGACTCGCATCTCGGCACGACCTTCGAGACATGCCGAGCGGCGGCGCCGAAGATGGTTGCGCAGGGTGGCGGTTCGATCATCAACACCAGTTCGTTCGCATATCTCGGCGACTATGGCGGAACCGGTTACCCGGCGGGCAAGGGCGGCGTCAACGGATTGACGATGGCGATCGCGGCCGAACTGAAGGAGCACGGTGTGCGTGCGAACGTCGTCTGCCCTGGCGCAAAGACGCGGTTGTCGACGGGCACCGAGTACGAAGACCACATCGCCGCGCTGAATCGCCGTGGTCTGCTCGACGACGTCAGCATGCAGGCGGCGCTCGACGCTCCGCCGCCCGAGTACGTCGCGCCGACCTATGTTTATCTCGCCAGCGATCTCGCCAGGAATGTGACGGGACAAACCTTCGTTGCCGCAGGCGGTTTCGTCGGATGCTTCGACCGCCAGACACCGTCGATCCTTGCGTATCGGGACCACAATGGCTCGCCGCCGTGGTCGATCGACGAGATCCACACGACGGTGGAGAGAGTTAGGCGCTGA